The following proteins come from a genomic window of Miscanthus floridulus cultivar M001 chromosome 2, ASM1932011v1, whole genome shotgun sequence:
- the LOC136539295 gene encoding uncharacterized protein — protein sequence MLPGSAPAAGGTGMFVPAATAGTVLCCMCGVSMQPNPANMCARCLRARVDITEGVPRHAAVVYCPDCSSYLQPPRSWLRATPESPELMQILLRRINRPLARLRVSLSGAEFVFSEPHSKRLRLKLRLRREVLHGIVLEQTHPVEFVVHDRLCDSCSRAQANPDQWVAVVQLRQHVPHRRTFLYLEQLLLKHGQASLAIRVAAAPGGLDFFFGSRSHAARLVDFLATVAPIRTSTAKQLVSHDTKSSVYNYKYTFSVEICPICREDLIALSPQASRDMGGLGPLVLCVKVTNAIALLDPLTLRVHHLEEKKYRVYNFKAALTSKQLVEYIVLDIEQESPEISIDGSRYQLAYAQVARVSDFGKNDTIFTVRTHLGHLLNPGDHALGYDLYGANLNDDDMDTAMTRYSLPEVVLVKKSYEKRPRTRRWKLKRLPVEEDAANKAKGEEEKRLDEYEAFLRDLELDPEMRFKMDLYKNEDYRSEMASTVGDDIPTVPIEELIEDLTLGDDEEEDGEEAVEGNTHAGMVE from the coding sequence ATGCTGCCCGGATcggcgccggcggccggcggcacCGGTATGTTCgtgccggcggcgacggcgggcaCGGTGCTCTGCTGCATGTGCGGCGTGTCCATGCAGCCCAATCCGGCCAACATGTGCGCGCGCTGCCTGCGCGCGCGCGTCGACATCACCGAGGGCGTCCCGCGCCACGCCGCCGTGGTCTACTGCCCCGACTGCTCCTCCTACCTCCAGCCGCCGCGGTCCTGGCTCCGCGCCACGCCCGAGTCGCCCGAGCTCATGCAGATCCTGCTCCGCCGAATCAACCGCCCGCTCGCGCGGCTCCGCGTCTCCCTCTCCGGCGCCGAGTTCGTCTTCTCCGAGCCGCACTCCAAGCGCCTCCGCCTCAAGCTCCGCCTCCGCCGCGAGGTGCTCCACGGCATCGTCCTCGAGCAGACGCATCCCGTCGAGTTCGTCGTCCACGACCGACTCTGCGATTCCTGCTCCCGCGCGCAGGCCAACCCCGACCAGTGGGTCGCCGTCGTCCAGCTCCGCCAGCACGTGCCCCACCGCCGCACCTTCCTCTACCTCGAGCAGCTCCTCCTCAAGCACGGTCAAGCTTCCCTCGCGATCCGAGTCGCGGCGGCCCCCGGCGGCCTCGACTTCTTCTTCGGCTCACGCTCCCATGCCGCCCGCCTGGTCGACTTCCTCGCCACCGTCGCTCCTATCCGAACTTCTACAGCGAAGCAGCTAGTCTCGCACGACACCAAGAGCAGCGTCTACAACTACAAGTACACCTTTTCGGTCGAGATCTGCCCCATCTGCCGCGAGGACCTCATCGCGCTCAGCCCCCAGGCGTCCCGGGACATGGGTGGCCTTGGCCCGCTCGTGCTCTGTGTCAAGGTCACAAATGCCATTGCTCTTCTTGATCCCCTCACGTTGCGAGTGCACCACCTGGAGGAGAAAAAATACAGGGTGTATAATTTCAAGGCAGCTCTCACCAGCAAGCAGCTCGTGGAGTACATTGTGCTCGACATCGAACAAGAATCGCCTGAAATTTCCATTGATGGGTCTCGTTACCAATTGGCTTATGCGCAGGTTGCCCGGGTGTCAGATTTCGGGAAAAATGACACCATCTTTACTGTGAGGACGCATCTTGGGCACCTGCTGAACCCTGGGGATCATGCCCTTGGGTATGATCTCTATGGTGCCAACCTGAATGATGATGACATGGACACGGCTATGACCCGGTACAGCTTACCTGAGGTGGTTCTTGTCAAGAAGAGCTATGAGAAGAGGCCTCGCACACGGAGATGGAAGCTTAAGAGGTTGCCGGTGGAGGAAGATGCTGCTAACAAGGCCAAGGGTGAGGAAGAGAAGAGGCTAGATGAGTATGAGGCTTTCCTCAGGGATTTGGAGCTGGACCCCGAGATGAGGTTCAAGATGGATCTGTACAAGAATGAGGACTATAGGTCTGAGATGGCATCAACAGTTGGTGATGATATCCCTACGGTGCCAATTGAGGAGTTGATTGAGGACTTGACCCTtggtgatgatgaggaggaggatgggGAAGAAGCTGTGGAAGGCAACACTCATGCTGGAATGGTGGAATGA